One genomic segment of Desulforamulus reducens MI-1 includes these proteins:
- a CDS encoding head decoration protein: protein MDLYTKAADSVNYDNLLAGTNVDIIKKSVTLKGAQGTVKRGTVLGIITASGLAVPVDSTVADGSQTADCVLADDVDTTAGDTVAVAYAAALLNRQALIFGGTDTAANHESRLRELGIYLRDNIPY, encoded by the coding sequence ATGGACCTTTATACAAAAGCTGCCGATTCTGTAAATTACGATAACCTGCTTGCAGGCACGAACGTTGATATTATTAAAAAATCCGTAACTTTAAAGGGCGCTCAGGGAACTGTAAAACGCGGTACTGTCCTGGGCATCATTACTGCTTCCGGGCTGGCTGTGCCGGTGGATAGCACTGTTGCCGATGGAAGCCAGACGGCTGATTGTGTTTTGGCTGATGATGTTGATACTACTGCCGGTGATACCGTGGCCGTGGCCTATGCTGCTGCCCTGCTTAACCGTCAGGCGCTTATCTTTGGTGGTACGGATACCGCCGCCAACCACGAGAGCCGGTTGCGGGAGCTTGGGATTTATCTTAGAGATAATATCCCCTATTAA
- the thyX gene encoding FAD-dependent thymidylate synthase has protein sequence MQVKLINYTPNPEDAIIKAAANCWQSTPRDEILDLIIKAGHLTPLEFATFNFEVSGVSRALTHQLVRKRVGVGFAQESQRYVKYNENGFEYVTPPRIQNCDKSILYIDKTAHQIYQQAMFIIQVAYEQLVDIGIPAEDARFVLPNACCSKIHVTINYHALFDLAKERLCDKAQWEIRELVAGMKKEVQEISTTLAGYLQPKCYWLQRCPEKRSCGKVGFLCEK, from the coding sequence TGGCAGTCAACGCCAAGGGATGAAATATTGGATTTAATAATAAAGGCCGGGCACTTAACTCCGTTAGAGTTTGCGACTTTTAATTTTGAGGTGTCAGGCGTTTCCCGAGCGCTTACTCACCAGCTAGTTAGAAAACGTGTGGGGGTTGGATTCGCCCAGGAGTCACAAAGGTATGTAAAATATAACGAGAACGGATTTGAATATGTAACACCTCCAAGAATTCAGAATTGCGATAAAAGTATTTTATACATTGACAAAACGGCGCATCAAATTTACCAACAGGCAATGTTTATCATCCAGGTCGCCTATGAGCAGCTAGTCGATATAGGAATACCGGCTGAGGATGCAAGGTTTGTTTTACCCAACGCCTGCTGTTCAAAAATCCATGTAACAATTAATTATCACGCACTGTTTGATTTGGCAAAGGAGCGGCTCTGCGATAAGGCCCAATGGGAAATAAGAGAACTTGTGGCGGGGATGAAAAAAGAGGTTCAAGAAATAAGTACTACATTGGCCGGGTACCTACAACCAAAATGCTACTGGCTGCAAAGATGCCCAGAGAAACGATCATGTGGTAAGGTGGGGTTTCTCTGTGAGAAGTGA
- a CDS encoding type IV toxin-antitoxin system AbiEi family antitoxin domain-containing protein produces MLALSEAKKQIVGTSELALILGLSDSRIRQLDRSGIITKVGRGKYDLASAVQGYCNYLKDAASQEGLSEKDLLDRTRRKKLELEIQIMQGELHRAEDVKRVLNDMLGAFRARCLAIPHKLAPQLLGKKELPSIQEGIKKAIYEALSELSDYNPRVFYAQSKDKLVLDDDCGVEQKVKVKRRGNKET; encoded by the coding sequence GTGCTTGCCTTGTCTGAAGCCAAAAAACAGATAGTTGGAACGTCCGAATTAGCATTAATTTTAGGGTTATCTGATTCCCGAATTAGGCAGTTAGATCGCAGCGGTATTATAACCAAAGTTGGACGTGGTAAATATGATTTGGCGAGTGCCGTCCAGGGATACTGCAATTATCTTAAAGATGCTGCAAGTCAAGAAGGTTTAAGCGAAAAAGACCTCTTGGACCGTACCCGCCGAAAGAAATTGGAGCTTGAAATTCAGATCATGCAGGGTGAATTACATAGAGCAGAAGATGTTAAGCGAGTTCTGAATGATATGCTGGGCGCTTTTCGTGCTCGGTGTCTCGCAATACCCCATAAATTAGCTCCGCAATTACTTGGCAAGAAAGAGTTGCCATCTATTCAGGAGGGTATAAAAAAAGCCATATACGAGGCGCTGTCAGAGCTTTCAGATTATAATCCAAGAGTTTTTTATGCTCAATCAAAAGATAAATTGGTGCTAGATGACGATTGCGGAGTCGAGCAAAAAGTGAAGGTAAAGCGCCGTGGCAACAAAGAAACATGA
- a CDS encoding major capsid protein, which yields MGFVQRMMPVNTFLRSTFFPGTLTFVTEEVMLDYKKGKRKMAPFVAPRVGGITMDRQGYRTDKYAAPKIAPQREISVDDLVIRGMGENIFSQRTPADRQAELLGRDMVELDDMITRREEWMAAQLLFNGKITMKGYIDRNNSNYIEQDLDYGFTNKVILAGDNVWTGASAQIYANLKAWRLAAIQASGKAPTICVLGQSAADAFMNDADIQKKMNMYHVLLADINPKIVSDAVTYIGRLPELGLDIYTYNDWYLDEDGNEYPFVPVDHVLLGRPGMGEVLYGAVTQMENDQFVTIEGSRVPKSWSDNQNEQRMIRLTSRPVPKPESVDDWYVAHVI from the coding sequence ATGGGATTTGTTCAGCGGATGATGCCCGTCAATACTTTTTTACGTAGTACTTTTTTCCCGGGTACGCTGACTTTCGTAACTGAGGAAGTAATGCTTGATTACAAAAAGGGCAAGCGTAAAATGGCTCCGTTTGTTGCTCCCCGGGTTGGTGGTATTACTATGGACCGTCAAGGATATCGGACTGATAAATACGCTGCTCCTAAGATTGCGCCTCAAAGGGAGATTAGCGTTGATGATTTGGTTATTCGCGGTATGGGTGAAAATATTTTCAGTCAGCGCACTCCGGCAGATCGCCAGGCAGAATTACTTGGCCGTGATATGGTTGAATTGGATGATATGATTACCCGCCGTGAAGAATGGATGGCTGCTCAGCTGCTTTTCAACGGTAAGATTACAATGAAAGGTTACATTGATCGTAACAACAGCAATTATATTGAGCAGGACCTGGATTATGGCTTTACCAATAAGGTAATTCTTGCCGGTGATAATGTTTGGACGGGTGCCAGTGCTCAAATTTACGCTAATTTGAAAGCATGGCGTTTGGCCGCTATTCAAGCATCAGGTAAGGCTCCGACAATATGCGTGCTTGGCCAGTCTGCTGCTGATGCTTTTATGAATGATGCGGATATCCAAAAGAAAATGAACATGTATCATGTTCTGCTGGCAGACATTAATCCCAAGATTGTGTCTGATGCCGTAACCTACATTGGCCGTCTGCCCGAGCTGGGACTGGACATTTACACCTATAACGATTGGTACCTCGATGAGGATGGCAACGAGTACCCATTCGTGCCGGTTGACCATGTGCTTCTTGGCCGTCCTGGTATGGGTGAAGTACTTTATGGTGCTGTAACTCAAATGGAGAACGACCAATTTGTTACCATTGAGGGTTCTCGAGTGCCTAAGAGTTGGTCAGATAATCAAAATGAACAGCGCATGATTCGTCTTACCAGTCGCCCGGTACCAAAGCCTGAGAGCGTGGACGATTGGTACGTAGCTCATGTTATATAG
- a CDS encoding phage tail sheath family protein, giving the protein MPYKHGVYISEVPTSVIPPVQASAGLPVVVGTAPINLAEDLTYVNKPLLAYTYAEAVGGLGYSADWENFTLCEFMKSHFALFNVAPVVLINVLDPSVHKKDVAAADLNVVNGVVNIKQSGILLTSVVVKLTAAGDPLVKDTDYTAAFDSDGYLVITPIEGGGIPDAQATLNVAYSQLDPSMVTSDEVIGGVDVNTGVYTGLELINKVFPLFRLVPGQILAPGWSHDPAVAAVMKAKVSAINGLFKAVAITDVDDTAAGADLYSEVPAWKTNNNYTDKLQIVCWPRIKLGDEIYHMSSQVAGVTCVVDGQNDDIPYVSPSNKNLQCNGALVDSGDEVTLDPQQAAYLNGEGIITALNFIGGWKLWGNRTGAYPGSSDVKDTFIPVRRMFNWIGNTIILTYWQKVDDPTNKRLIQTVVDSLNIWLNGLTARGALLGGRVIFSSDENPVTDLLNGVVRFHLYITPPIPAEDMEFVLEFDVNYLNSLFA; this is encoded by the coding sequence ATGCCGTATAAACACGGGGTATATATTAGCGAGGTTCCAACCAGCGTTATCCCGCCCGTTCAAGCAAGCGCAGGATTGCCGGTGGTTGTTGGAACAGCGCCGATAAATCTTGCTGAAGACCTTACCTATGTAAATAAGCCCCTGCTGGCGTACACCTATGCCGAGGCTGTTGGAGGTTTGGGGTATTCAGCTGATTGGGAAAACTTCACTTTGTGCGAGTTCATGAAGTCGCACTTTGCTTTGTTTAACGTAGCGCCGGTTGTGCTTATAAACGTTCTTGATCCTTCCGTCCACAAAAAAGATGTAGCGGCTGCTGATTTAAACGTTGTCAATGGCGTTGTGAATATTAAACAAAGTGGAATTTTGCTTACTTCTGTGGTGGTTAAATTAACCGCAGCCGGCGATCCGCTGGTTAAAGATACCGATTACACTGCAGCTTTTGACTCTGACGGTTATTTGGTAATTACGCCGATTGAGGGCGGCGGTATTCCTGATGCTCAGGCAACATTAAACGTCGCCTATTCACAGTTGGACCCCAGCATGGTTACTTCCGATGAGGTTATCGGTGGCGTGGACGTGAATACAGGGGTTTATACCGGCCTTGAACTAATTAATAAGGTATTCCCTTTGTTCCGGTTGGTTCCTGGTCAGATATTAGCTCCCGGTTGGTCACATGACCCCGCTGTAGCTGCCGTGATGAAGGCCAAGGTCAGCGCCATTAACGGGCTGTTTAAGGCTGTGGCTATCACCGATGTGGATGATACTGCAGCCGGTGCTGATTTGTATTCTGAGGTTCCGGCCTGGAAAACAAACAATAACTACACCGATAAGCTGCAAATAGTGTGTTGGCCCAGGATTAAACTGGGTGATGAGATTTACCACATGTCCAGCCAGGTCGCGGGTGTTACTTGCGTGGTTGACGGCCAGAATGATGATATTCCTTACGTCAGTCCGTCTAATAAAAACCTGCAATGCAACGGGGCTTTAGTGGATTCCGGTGATGAGGTTACTCTGGATCCGCAGCAAGCTGCCTATTTAAATGGCGAGGGCATTATTACGGCGCTCAATTTTATTGGCGGCTGGAAGCTCTGGGGTAACAGGACCGGCGCTTACCCGGGAAGCAGTGACGTGAAAGATACTTTTATCCCGGTGCGCCGCATGTTTAACTGGATCGGCAACACTATTATTCTTACTTATTGGCAGAAGGTTGACGATCCGACTAATAAACGGCTGATTCAGACTGTTGTGGACAGCCTGAACATTTGGCTTAACGGGCTTACGGCCCGAGGTGCTCTCTTGGGTGGCCGGGTTATATTCTCATCCGATGAAAACCCGGTAACTGATTTGTTAAACGGCGTTGTACGTTTTCACCTCTATATCACTCCGCCAATTCCGGCTGAGGATATGGAGTTTGTGCTCGAATTCGATGTAAACTACCTGAACAGTTTGTTCGCGTAG
- a CDS encoding phage tail assembly protein, with product MKIIFKKPFNFEGKDYMDLDLDMDALTGRDLINANKEAVALGDASPVNEFSKTYLAAVAAKAAKVPVDMILSLPASDFTSLTLQVQNFLFGMESGVVEQSKNSEKLVC from the coding sequence ATGAAAATCATATTTAAAAAACCTTTTAACTTCGAGGGTAAAGATTACATGGATTTAGATTTGGACATGGATGCGCTTACGGGCCGTGATTTGATTAACGCCAATAAAGAAGCCGTTGCTCTGGGGGATGCTTCTCCTGTTAATGAATTTTCTAAGACGTATCTAGCTGCTGTAGCGGCTAAAGCGGCTAAAGTTCCGGTTGATATGATTCTTAGCCTTCCGGCGAGTGACTTTACTAGCCTGACTTTACAGGTGCAGAATTTTTTATTCGGCATGGAATCAGGGGTGGTGGAGCAGTCAAAGAACTCAGAAAAACTTGTCTGCTAA
- a CDS encoding phage terminase large subunit family protein has translation MATKKHDDIELLFRLVENATNNVAPPPDLKLSDWADLYRRLSSESSSEPGQWRTDRAPYQREIMNAISDPEISTVVVMSSAQIGKTEFLLNVIGYHIDYDPAPILLIQPTDKMAEAFSKDRLAPMIRDTPVLRSKVANAKSRDSGNTLLHKKFTGGHITLVGANAPTGLASRPIRIVLADEVDRYPASAGTEGDPLTLAKKRANTFWNRKFVYVSTPGIKGVSRIEAEYENSTMEEWHVPCPSCGHYQPFKWGQVVFESASMACKHCGVIHSEFEWKLGTGKWVARKPGAKSRGFHINELASPWKRWAEIIEDFKAAKKEAKKGNIELLKSWVNTSLGETWEEEGEGVELDGLLKRRERYNCEVPDDVLVLTAAVDVQDNRLEYEIVGWGLEYESWGIQYGVIMGDPGQDYVWDMLDGVLDKKYARNDGQKLQIMTTCVDSGGHHTKKVYEYCKKHELKRVWAIKGESGSGTPFIKRPKKRNDAGVWLFGIGVDVGKDTITSRLKLFEEGPGYCHFPIEQDRGYDQAYFEGLTSEHRVVRYTRGQAKVGWEKRTSGARNEPFDLRNYATAALEILNPPMELLKKRLGKTEAQPAVSEAKAAKKRAGLVNKGVVI, from the coding sequence GTGGCAACAAAGAAACATGATGACATAGAATTACTTTTTCGTTTAGTTGAAAATGCTACGAATAATGTAGCCCCACCTCCTGATCTAAAACTTTCGGACTGGGCTGACCTATACCGTCGCTTATCTTCTGAATCATCCTCCGAGCCTGGGCAATGGCGGACTGATCGTGCCCCCTATCAGCGCGAGATTATGAACGCTATCAGCGACCCGGAGATCAGCACAGTTGTCGTTATGTCTTCCGCCCAGATTGGCAAAACAGAATTTCTTTTGAATGTAATAGGTTATCATATCGATTACGATCCAGCTCCAATACTCTTGATTCAGCCTACTGATAAGATGGCCGAGGCTTTTTCAAAGGACAGGCTTGCACCAATGATTAGGGATACGCCGGTATTGCGCAGCAAAGTTGCTAATGCTAAAAGCAGAGATAGCGGCAATACGCTTTTGCATAAAAAATTTACCGGTGGTCATATAACACTTGTTGGTGCTAACGCTCCGACCGGACTAGCCAGCCGGCCTATTCGTATTGTATTAGCTGACGAAGTGGACCGCTATCCTGCTTCAGCTGGAACTGAAGGCGATCCTTTAACGCTGGCAAAGAAAAGGGCAAATACTTTCTGGAACCGTAAGTTTGTTTATGTGAGCACGCCTGGTATAAAAGGCGTAAGCCGCATAGAAGCTGAATATGAAAACTCCACAATGGAGGAGTGGCATGTGCCTTGCCCTTCATGCGGCCATTATCAGCCGTTCAAATGGGGGCAAGTTGTGTTTGAAAGTGCATCAATGGCTTGTAAGCATTGCGGAGTTATCCATAGCGAGTTCGAATGGAAACTAGGAACAGGCAAATGGGTAGCAAGAAAGCCTGGCGCTAAATCAAGAGGATTTCATATTAATGAATTAGCCAGCCCTTGGAAACGATGGGCTGAGATTATTGAGGACTTCAAGGCTGCTAAAAAAGAAGCCAAGAAGGGCAATATCGAACTTCTTAAATCCTGGGTTAATACCAGCTTGGGTGAAACCTGGGAGGAAGAAGGAGAAGGCGTTGAGTTAGACGGTTTACTGAAGCGCCGTGAGAGATATAACTGCGAGGTTCCGGATGATGTTCTTGTTCTTACCGCAGCGGTTGACGTTCAAGATAACAGGCTTGAGTATGAAATTGTAGGCTGGGGTTTGGAATATGAGAGCTGGGGCATTCAGTATGGCGTAATAATGGGTGACCCGGGCCAGGACTACGTTTGGGATATGCTTGACGGTGTTTTGGATAAGAAATACGCACGTAACGATGGACAAAAGTTGCAAATCATGACAACTTGTGTGGACTCCGGTGGTCACCATACTAAAAAAGTTTACGAGTACTGTAAGAAGCATGAATTAAAAAGAGTATGGGCCATTAAAGGCGAGAGCGGCTCAGGCACTCCTTTCATTAAGCGGCCCAAGAAACGGAACGATGCCGGGGTATGGCTTTTTGGTATCGGGGTTGATGTCGGCAAGGATACCATTACTTCCAGGTTAAAATTATTTGAAGAAGGGCCTGGATATTGCCATTTTCCAATTGAGCAGGATAGGGGTTACGACCAGGCTTATTTTGAAGGATTGACTTCTGAGCACAGGGTTGTAAGGTACACCAGAGGGCAGGCTAAGGTGGGTTGGGAAAAACGCACCAGCGGTGCAAGAAACGAACCTTTTGACTTACGAAATTACGCCACAGCAGCTCTTGAGATATTAAATCCACCGATGGAGTTATTAAAGAAACGGTTGGGTAAAACTGAAGCGCAGCCGGCAGTGAGCGAGGCCAAAGCCGCTAAAAAAAGAGCCGGGTTAGTTAATAAAGGCGTAGTCATATAG
- a CDS encoding head maturation protease, ClpP-related, protein MYEWFGINAASPNAFREELKQHAGKNINVWIDSWGGDTTAAAGIYNALKEHKGKVTVKIDGKAVSAGSVIAMAGDEVYMSPVGIMMIHNPWTRVAGEAKDMNHAADVLNEIKDSIITAYQMKTGRSRSKISKMMDNETWMSAKTAMAEGFIDGILYADGQQELAEPVENSFMFNRQAIMNSASASVKKFLEQYSELSETGQLAGLNFAPDTKPPTQGQAPTPQPANKTKGDELLEIKNTDELKQAYPELVAQVEAAARDAGKTEGLTEGAKNERERIKSIDEISNTIASDLVAKAKYDEPMTAQELAFQALKTDAAKGQQHLDTRNAELNNSGANNVAAGTPPKSSDEEKYAVLMDKAVAAANAKRNKGAK, encoded by the coding sequence ATTTATGAATGGTTTGGCATTAATGCTGCATCGCCAAACGCTTTTAGGGAAGAGTTAAAACAGCACGCTGGGAAAAACATAAACGTCTGGATTGATAGCTGGGGTGGCGATACTACTGCAGCAGCCGGCATCTATAACGCTCTTAAAGAGCACAAAGGAAAGGTAACGGTTAAGATTGACGGTAAAGCCGTTTCTGCCGGGTCCGTTATTGCCATGGCTGGGGATGAGGTTTATATGTCGCCTGTGGGCATTATGATGATTCATAATCCATGGACAAGAGTGGCCGGCGAAGCAAAAGACATGAACCACGCAGCAGATGTACTCAATGAAATTAAGGATTCCATCATAACTGCCTACCAGATGAAAACGGGCAGGTCAAGGTCCAAAATATCAAAAATGATGGATAATGAAACCTGGATGAGCGCTAAAACGGCAATGGCGGAGGGATTCATTGACGGTATACTCTACGCCGATGGGCAGCAAGAACTAGCCGAGCCGGTTGAAAATTCGTTCATGTTTAACCGACAGGCAATAATGAATAGCGCATCTGCTTCAGTGAAGAAATTCCTTGAGCAGTACAGCGAGTTAAGTGAAACCGGTCAATTGGCCGGTTTAAATTTTGCGCCCGACACTAAACCACCAACGCAGGGACAGGCTCCCACGCCACAGCCTGCGAATAAAACAAAGGGGGATGAACTATTGGAAATTAAAAATACGGACGAGCTGAAGCAAGCGTACCCGGAATTGGTCGCCCAAGTAGAAGCTGCGGCAAGAGACGCAGGGAAAACTGAGGGGCTAACTGAAGGGGCCAAAAATGAGCGCGAACGTATCAAGTCAATTGACGAGATATCAAACACAATAGCTTCTGACTTGGTTGCAAAGGCCAAATACGACGAGCCTATGACTGCCCAGGAGCTGGCGTTCCAAGCGCTTAAAACTGATGCGGCTAAAGGTCAGCAGCACCTGGATACAAGGAATGCTGAACTGAATAACTCAGGGGCCAATAACGTAGCTGCCGGCACTCCGCCTAAATCAAGTGATGAGGAAAAATATGCTGTTCTAATGGATAAGGCTGTTGCCGCAGCTAATGCAAAACGTAACAAGGGGGCTAAATAA
- a CDS encoding phage tail protein has product MIELRADQIERVQDLLQHIPEAIPKAISNTINRAAETAKTEAARKARETYYVKHSDVIKTIRITKASPSNLSATVLSRSSPIALSKFNVTPRQPQPKRRKPIIARVKKGAGGSIQGAFVARVTSGHVGVFNRVGPARLPITQRFGPSIPQMIGSETVTRWVEEKALETIDKRLDHEISRVLEGTR; this is encoded by the coding sequence ATGATTGAATTAAGAGCTGATCAAATTGAGCGTGTTCAGGATTTACTGCAGCATATCCCGGAGGCAATACCTAAAGCCATTTCTAATACTATTAACCGGGCTGCTGAAACAGCTAAGACTGAAGCGGCGAGGAAAGCCAGGGAAACTTATTATGTGAAGCATAGCGATGTTATTAAAACTATTCGCATTACAAAAGCCAGCCCTAGTAATTTATCCGCGACTGTGCTTTCACGAAGTAGCCCTATTGCTTTGTCCAAGTTCAATGTAACACCACGGCAACCGCAGCCAAAGCGCCGTAAGCCAATAATAGCCCGGGTGAAAAAGGGCGCAGGTGGTTCAATCCAGGGGGCTTTTGTTGCCCGGGTAACCAGCGGCCATGTTGGTGTTTTTAACCGTGTTGGACCGGCAAGGTTACCAATTACCCAGCGCTTTGGGCCGTCTATACCGCAGATGATTGGCTCTGAAACGGTTACACGGTGGGTTGAAGAGAAAGCGTTGGAGACGATTGATAAACGGCTTGACCATGAAATAAGCCGGGTTTTGGAGGGTACCAGGTGA
- a CDS encoding phage portal protein produces the protein MAARKMLDIVNWGYSEGGASAYKKSMRGWKTTAASPKDDIDINLATLRARSRDLYMNSPLGSAALKTSRTNVIGPGLRLKAHIDAAFLGLTDDQAEAWERKTEREFALWAESKHCDALRMNDFYDLQGIAFLGCLLNGDAFVLFKAAQRQSWMPYTLRLHVIESDRVSTPWVDVLLFLVEGRNPENGNAIISGVEIDSDGMVVAYWICNTYSIVTGIEANKMKKWTRVEAFGADTGRPNVLHLLDAERAEQRRGVPLLAPVIEALKQITRYTNAELMAAVVSGLFTVFIKSEGPSSEMPLGSMLPQEEQVASEDPTVYEMGGGAINVLQPGEDIVTANPSRPNTQFEAFVNALTRYIGAALEIPYELLQKSFQSSYSASRAALLEAWKMFRTRRQWMAKEFCQPTYEEWLAEAIAIGRINAPGFFNDPVIRRAWSRSEWHGPAPGQVNPVQEVQASILKVNNGLSTRERETIELGGGDFDHNIKQLGRESSQMDQAGLQPQAPPTKGGSSTG, from the coding sequence ATGGCTGCACGTAAAATGCTAGATATAGTTAACTGGGGTTATAGCGAAGGCGGCGCATCTGCCTATAAAAAATCGATGCGCGGATGGAAAACAACAGCTGCCAGCCCTAAAGACGATATCGATATTAATTTGGCTACGCTGAGGGCCAGATCCAGAGACCTTTATATGAATTCACCGCTTGGTTCCGCTGCGCTTAAAACGTCGAGAACTAATGTTATAGGTCCAGGCCTGCGGTTAAAAGCGCATATCGATGCAGCTTTTCTTGGCTTAACCGATGACCAGGCGGAAGCCTGGGAACGCAAAACAGAGCGGGAGTTTGCATTGTGGGCTGAGAGTAAGCACTGTGATGCTCTGCGGATGAATGATTTCTACGACCTGCAGGGGATAGCTTTTCTTGGCTGCCTATTAAACGGTGATGCCTTTGTTCTATTTAAGGCAGCTCAGCGCCAGTCCTGGATGCCGTACACTTTAAGGCTGCATGTTATTGAGAGTGACCGGGTATCCACTCCCTGGGTGGATGTCCTGTTGTTTTTAGTTGAGGGCCGTAACCCTGAAAACGGCAATGCAATTATTTCTGGTGTGGAAATAGACAGCGACGGCATGGTTGTAGCCTATTGGATTTGCAACACCTATTCGATTGTTACCGGAATTGAAGCAAACAAAATGAAAAAGTGGACCAGAGTAGAAGCGTTTGGCGCTGATACCGGTCGACCTAATGTCCTGCACTTATTGGATGCTGAGAGAGCAGAACAACGTCGCGGAGTTCCGCTATTGGCTCCGGTGATTGAAGCTTTGAAGCAGATAACCCGTTACACTAATGCCGAGCTTATGGCTGCAGTTGTATCTGGCTTATTTACGGTGTTCATTAAGTCAGAAGGGCCGTCGTCGGAGATGCCTTTAGGCAGCATGCTGCCGCAAGAGGAGCAGGTTGCATCTGAGGATCCCACTGTGTATGAAATGGGCGGCGGGGCTATAAACGTGCTGCAGCCTGGCGAGGATATAGTTACGGCTAATCCTAGTCGGCCCAATACGCAGTTTGAAGCTTTTGTAAATGCCTTAACGCGATATATAGGAGCGGCCCTGGAGATTCCGTATGAATTATTACAGAAGTCGTTTCAGTCAAGTTATAGCGCAAGTCGGGCAGCACTTTTAGAAGCATGGAAAATGTTCAGGACAAGACGGCAATGGATGGCTAAAGAGTTTTGCCAGCCAACTTATGAGGAATGGTTAGCCGAGGCTATCGCTATTGGGCGCATTAACGCTCCGGGTTTTTTTAATGATCCTGTCATAAGGCGTGCTTGGTCCAGGTCTGAGTGGCATGGCCCTGCACCGGGGCAGGTTAACCCGGTACAAGAGGTCCAGGCTTCGATCCTTAAAGTTAATAACGGCCTTTCTACCCGCGAGCGTGAAACGATTGAGCTTGGTGGTGGAGACTTCGACCATAACATAAAACAGTTAGGTCGGGAATCAAGCCAAATGGACCAAGCAGGACTGCAGCCCCAGGCACCACCAACGAAAGGAGGAAGTAGCACTGGCTAG
- a CDS encoding DUF6148 family protein: MARLDTLQSRLQQYVDCEAAILGGAQEYNIGSRRLRRGDLAEIASTIKYLEKEIAAEESRVAGGGRNRVIGVIPRDL; this comes from the coding sequence GTGGCCAGATTGGATACTTTACAAAGTCGTCTGCAGCAATATGTTGATTGCGAGGCGGCTATTTTAGGTGGAGCCCAGGAATACAATATAGGTTCTCGCCGGTTAAGGCGTGGAGATTTGGCTGAAATTGCGAGCACGATTAAGTATTTAGAGAAAGAGATTGCAGCTGAAGAATCCAGAGTTGCCGGTGGGGGCCGCAATCGCGTTATTGGCGTAATCCCCAGGGACCTTTAG
- a CDS encoding phage major tail tube protein codes for MPVNVIPERLANFRVYLDGKQDLKGVADLELPSFESLKDTVKGAGIAGEYESPTLGHFGSMKLTLNWRTVEKALLILMKQQAQRLDCRGAFQDYDAGEGSYKIRAVRVVIQGPPISTKPGKYENGAATGGSSEVEVFYLKVTIDGEDLVEIDKFNFICKIGGVDYLKDIKTALGA; via the coding sequence TTGCCAGTTAACGTTATACCTGAGAGGCTTGCTAATTTTCGCGTGTATCTTGACGGCAAACAGGATTTAAAGGGAGTAGCTGATCTTGAATTACCGAGCTTCGAATCGCTTAAGGACACTGTTAAAGGTGCCGGTATCGCGGGTGAGTATGAGAGCCCTACTCTTGGTCACTTTGGCAGCATGAAGTTAACCCTTAATTGGCGTACTGTTGAGAAGGCTTTGTTAATATTGATGAAACAGCAAGCGCAACGGCTTGATTGTAGAGGAGCTTTCCAGGATTATGATGCCGGCGAAGGCAGCTATAAAATTCGGGCCGTACGTGTTGTGATTCAGGGACCTCCGATCTCAACAAAGCCCGGTAAGTATGAGAACGGGGCAGCTACTGGCGGTAGCAGTGAGGTTGAGGTATTTTATCTCAAGGTTACTATTGACGGTGAAGACCTTGTTGAAATTGATAAATTTAATTTTATCTGTAAAATAGGCGGAGTTGATTATCTGAAAGATATTAAGACTGCTTTGGGAGCTTAG